One window of the Allosaccharopolyspora coralli genome contains the following:
- the edd gene encoding phosphogluconate dehydratase, translating into MAQQATHPTVQAVTDRIAARSHATRSAYLQRLRNAASDAPARAEMGCSNLAHGFAGITGPDKATVKELALPNVAIVSAYNDMLSAHKPYAEFPAWIKDATRRARGVAQFAGGVPAMCDGITQGRTGMELSLFSRDVIAMSTAVALSHEMFDSALLLGVCDKIVPGLLIGALTFGHLPTLLVPAGPMASGLPNSEKSRVRQLFAEGKATRDDLLEAESASYHSPGTCTFYGTANSNQLVVEAMGLHLPGSSFVPPGTPLRKALTEHAARRAVELSRGEQRLPVGELVDERTIVNGVVSLLATGGSTNHTMHLVAIAAAAGIELTWDDFSELSSVIPLLSRVYPNGTADINHFAAAGGVQTLVGQLLDAGLLHRDVQTVAGPGLDRYRQLPFLDGEDLVWQDGPGHSLDTEVLRGVSEPFSQDGGLQVLDGNLGRSVIKVSAVRPEHRSVTAAARVFDDQEEFSTAFRAGELDRDVVVVVRNQGPQANGMPELHSLTPGLGVLQDRGHQVALVTDGRMSGASGKVPAAIQVTPEASAGGELALVHDGDVIRLDVATGTLEVLVPAHELTARTPAPAASPAQFGTGRELFAAFRSAVGGAERGASVFAPRTDADQDVFA; encoded by the coding sequence ATGGCGCAGCAAGCCACCCACCCGACCGTTCAGGCCGTCACCGACCGCATCGCGGCACGCAGCCACGCGACCCGATCGGCGTACCTGCAGCGACTCCGGAACGCCGCGTCCGACGCACCCGCCCGAGCGGAGATGGGGTGCAGCAATCTCGCGCACGGATTCGCGGGTATCACCGGGCCGGACAAGGCGACGGTCAAGGAACTCGCGCTGCCCAACGTCGCGATCGTCTCCGCGTACAACGACATGCTCTCCGCGCACAAGCCCTACGCGGAGTTCCCGGCCTGGATCAAGGACGCCACCCGACGCGCCCGCGGCGTCGCCCAGTTCGCCGGTGGAGTCCCCGCGATGTGCGACGGCATCACTCAAGGCCGCACCGGCATGGAACTCTCGCTGTTCTCACGCGACGTCATCGCGATGTCGACGGCCGTCGCGCTCTCGCACGAGATGTTCGATTCCGCCCTCCTGCTCGGAGTGTGCGACAAGATCGTGCCCGGACTACTCATCGGCGCCCTGACCTTCGGACACCTGCCGACCCTGCTCGTGCCGGCAGGACCGATGGCCTCCGGGCTGCCGAACAGCGAGAAGAGCCGCGTGCGCCAACTGTTCGCCGAAGGCAAAGCCACCAGGGACGACCTGCTGGAAGCCGAGTCCGCTTCGTACCACTCCCCCGGTACGTGCACCTTCTACGGCACCGCGAACTCCAACCAGCTCGTCGTCGAGGCCATGGGCCTGCACCTACCCGGCTCCAGCTTCGTCCCGCCCGGTACACCGCTGCGCAAGGCTCTCACCGAACACGCCGCCCGCCGCGCCGTCGAGCTCTCCCGGGGTGAACAGCGGTTGCCGGTCGGCGAACTGGTCGATGAGCGGACCATCGTCAACGGCGTCGTCTCGCTGCTGGCCACCGGAGGGTCCACCAACCACACGATGCACCTCGTCGCGATCGCGGCGGCCGCGGGCATCGAACTCACCTGGGACGACTTCTCCGAACTGTCCTCGGTGATCCCGCTGCTCAGCCGCGTGTACCCGAACGGCACCGCGGACATCAACCATTTCGCCGCCGCGGGCGGTGTGCAGACGCTCGTCGGGCAACTGCTCGATGCCGGTCTGCTGCACCGCGACGTGCAGACGGTCGCGGGGCCCGGTCTCGACCGGTACCGACAGCTGCCGTTCCTCGACGGCGAGGATCTCGTCTGGCAGGACGGACCCGGGCACAGCCTCGACACCGAGGTCTTGCGCGGCGTCTCCGAGCCGTTCTCACAGGACGGGGGCCTCCAAGTGCTCGACGGCAACCTCGGCCGGTCCGTCATCAAGGTCTCGGCCGTGCGACCGGAACACCGCTCGGTCACCGCAGCGGCCCGCGTCTTCGACGACCAGGAGGAGTTCTCGACGGCCTTCCGTGCGGGCGAGCTGGACCGGGACGTCGTGGTCGTGGTCCGCAATCAGGGCCCGCAAGCCAACGGGATGCCCGAGCTGCACAGCCTCACTCCCGGGCTCGGCGTGCTGCAGGACCGGGGCCACCAGGTTGCGCTGGTCACCGACGGCCGGATGTCCGGCGCGTCCGGCAAGGTCCCCGCCGCGATCCAGGTGACACCGGAGGCCAGTGCCGGTGGCGAGCTGGCATTGGTGCACGATGGCGACGTCATCCGTCTCGACGTCGCGACGGGAACCCTGGAAGTGCTCGTCCCCGCCCACGAACTCACCGCACGGACACCG